In Syntrophomonas wolfei subsp. wolfei str. Goettingen G311, a single window of DNA contains:
- a CDS encoding DNA polymerase III subunit alpha, whose translation MPGSFVHLHNHSEYSLLDGACRIKDLVNRAVELEMPAVAITDHGVLYGVIDFYREARKRGIKPLIGCELYVAPRSRLDKEARIDDNLYHLTLLCKNELGYRNLVQLVSRAFLEGFYYKPRVDQELLEKYHEGLIALSGCVVGEIPRLLQNGDYRGAREKALYYQELFGSGNFYLELQDHGLQEEKASLPGLLRLSREDSIPLAASNDCHYLRKKDAQVHDVLLCIQTGSVVNDEKRLRFSGSEFYMKSREEMAALFPDYPEALENTLKIAGECNLDFTFGEYHLPVFELPPGHSAESFLSEMVHEKFRRKYPDAQEKIIERLEYELRVINEMGFAAYFLIVQDLVNWSRQNGIPVGPGRGSAAGSLVSYVLDITTIDPLRYDLLFERFLNPERVSMPDIDIDFCFEKRDRVIDYIISKYGADRVAQIITFGTMAARAAIRDVGRALDVPYGQVDRIAKMVPAELGVSLERALEISPDLFTAYQSDYNTRNILDIAQAIEGMPRHASIHAAGVVIGRQSLSEILPLQKTPEGHVLTQFTKETVEDIGLLKMDILGLRTLTVIDRALEIIRKTRDEDIDISSIPLDDEAVYKLLSAGDTAGVFQLESDGLRRLLCEMKPDRFEDIIAVIALYRPGPLGSGMVEDFINRKNGRQEIEYIDPLLEDILKETYGVILYQEQVMRVASELADFTMGEADVLRRAMGKKKAEELMAQRDKFIAGAARNGIGLATASHLFDLMESFAGYGFNKSHSAAYALISYQTAYLKAHYPVEYLCAFLSSVIDNQDKVVSYIKECRRLGIKVLPPDINESYENFSVARDAIRFGLGAIKNVGQNAVKNIVEARKQGFYTSLFDFCRRVDLGQLNKRMLENLILAGCFDSLGFSRKGALSIMEECVNISLAIKQNECSQQGSLFGDEMEMVEEPIIKLKGEYESRERLLKEKEVLGFFVSESPLDEFRSLLPLISTHCLEDINLWEEESYVRVAGIVVNLSRRVSRKGESYARFVLEDLGGRIEVLVFPSAYRKNGDRLEADRAVIVEGYFDRREEQPKIALRKTGPIPESLREMHLRLAGNGDGEMDRNKLVKLLQKYPGDIEVFLHLPGRRLLVLNEKFNVSPSQDLKQELAAVYGPQNVWFN comes from the coding sequence ATGCCGGGTAGTTTTGTTCACTTACATAATCATTCCGAATACAGTCTTCTGGACGGAGCCTGCCGCATCAAGGACCTGGTAAACCGGGCTGTGGAACTGGAGATGCCGGCGGTGGCCATAACCGACCATGGGGTGCTCTATGGGGTAATCGATTTTTACCGCGAGGCCCGCAAAAGGGGAATCAAGCCCTTGATCGGCTGTGAGCTCTATGTGGCCCCGCGCAGCCGTCTGGACAAGGAAGCCCGTATCGATGATAATCTTTATCACCTGACTCTGCTCTGCAAGAATGAGCTGGGTTACAGGAACCTGGTACAGCTGGTGAGCCGGGCTTTCCTGGAAGGTTTTTATTACAAGCCCCGGGTGGATCAGGAGCTCCTGGAAAAATACCATGAGGGTTTAATCGCCCTCTCCGGTTGTGTGGTCGGGGAGATACCCCGCCTGCTGCAGAACGGTGATTACCGGGGAGCCCGGGAAAAAGCCCTTTATTACCAGGAACTATTTGGTTCTGGGAATTTTTACCTGGAGTTGCAGGATCATGGTTTACAGGAGGAAAAGGCAAGCTTGCCCGGCCTGCTTCGTCTCAGCCGGGAAGATAGTATTCCCCTGGCGGCCAGCAATGACTGCCATTACCTGAGGAAAAAAGACGCTCAGGTACATGATGTGCTTCTATGTATTCAAACCGGCTCCGTGGTAAACGATGAAAAACGCCTGCGCTTTTCGGGCAGCGAATTTTATATGAAAAGCCGGGAGGAAATGGCCGCGCTTTTCCCGGATTACCCGGAAGCATTGGAGAACACGCTGAAGATTGCCGGCGAGTGCAATCTCGATTTCACTTTTGGCGAATACCATTTACCCGTATTTGAGTTGCCGCCTGGACACAGTGCAGAGTCTTTCCTTAGTGAAATGGTACATGAGAAGTTCCGCCGCAAATACCCTGATGCGCAGGAGAAGATAATCGAGCGGCTGGAATATGAGTTAAGGGTAATAAATGAAATGGGCTTTGCCGCCTATTTTCTTATTGTACAGGATTTGGTCAACTGGTCCCGGCAAAACGGGATTCCGGTAGGGCCGGGAAGGGGCTCGGCCGCAGGAAGCCTGGTTTCTTATGTGCTGGATATTACCACTATCGATCCCTTGCGTTATGACCTGCTTTTTGAACGATTCCTCAACCCGGAAAGGGTGAGCATGCCAGATATCGATATAGATTTTTGCTTTGAAAAGCGGGACCGGGTAATAGATTACATCATAAGCAAATACGGGGCTGACCGGGTGGCCCAGATTATAACTTTCGGGACTATGGCGGCCCGCGCCGCTATTCGGGATGTGGGACGGGCCCTGGATGTACCTTATGGGCAGGTTGACCGTATAGCTAAAATGGTGCCGGCTGAACTGGGGGTGAGCCTAGAACGGGCCCTGGAGATTTCGCCGGATCTTTTTACGGCTTACCAGAGTGATTACAATACCCGCAACATACTGGATATTGCCCAGGCTATCGAAGGTATGCCGCGTCATGCATCGATTCATGCTGCCGGAGTGGTTATCGGCCGGCAGAGTTTAAGCGAGATTCTTCCCCTGCAAAAGACCCCGGAGGGCCATGTGCTAACCCAGTTTACCAAGGAGACGGTAGAGGATATCGGGCTACTAAAAATGGACATATTGGGTTTGCGCACCCTTACCGTGATAGACCGGGCTCTGGAGATAATCAGGAAGACCCGGGACGAGGATATTGATATTAGCAGCATTCCCCTGGATGACGAAGCGGTTTACAAACTGCTGTCCGCCGGGGATACGGCTGGAGTCTTTCAATTGGAGAGCGATGGCTTGCGCCGCCTGCTCTGCGAGATGAAGCCCGACCGCTTTGAGGATATTATCGCGGTAATTGCGCTTTACCGCCCGGGTCCCCTGGGCAGTGGCATGGTGGAGGATTTTATCAACCGGAAAAACGGCCGTCAGGAGATAGAGTATATCGACCCCTTACTGGAGGATATACTGAAGGAAACCTATGGGGTCATTCTCTACCAGGAGCAGGTGATGCGGGTGGCCAGTGAGCTGGCCGATTTTACCATGGGTGAAGCCGATGTTTTGCGGCGGGCCATGGGCAAAAAGAAGGCGGAGGAATTGATGGCCCAGCGGGATAAATTCATAGCCGGAGCAGCCCGGAATGGTATTGGCCTGGCCACCGCCAGCCATCTCTTTGATCTTATGGAAAGCTTTGCCGGCTATGGTTTTAACAAAAGCCACTCAGCCGCCTACGCCCTGATTTCCTACCAGACCGCTTACCTAAAAGCCCATTACCCGGTAGAATACCTGTGCGCTTTTTTGAGCAGTGTAATAGATAATCAGGATAAAGTAGTTTCCTATATTAAAGAATGCCGGAGGCTAGGGATAAAGGTACTGCCCCCGGACATTAACGAAAGTTATGAGAACTTTAGCGTGGCCCGGGATGCCATTCGCTTTGGCCTGGGGGCGATAAAGAATGTAGGGCAGAATGCGGTGAAAAACATCGTAGAGGCGCGAAAACAGGGGTTCTATACCTCCCTTTTTGACTTCTGCCGCCGGGTGGATCTGGGGCAATTGAACAAGCGTATGCTGGAAAACCTTATATTGGCCGGTTGTTTTGACTCGCTGGGTTTTAGCCGCAAAGGGGCCTTATCCATTATGGAGGAATGCGTCAATATCTCTCTGGCGATAAAACAAAATGAATGCAGCCAACAAGGCTCTCTTTTCGGGGATGAAATGGAGATGGTGGAAGAGCCGATTATAAAGCTGAAGGGCGAATATGAATCCCGGGAACGGCTGTTAAAAGAGAAAGAGGTACTGGGCTTTTTTGTTTCTGAGAGTCCCCTGGATGAATTCCGCTCTCTGTTACCCCTGATCAGTACCCATTGTTTGGAAGATATTAACCTTTGGGAAGAAGAATCCTATGTTCGCGTGGCGGGGATAGTGGTGAATTTAAGCCGCCGGGTCAGCCGCAAAGGGGAGAGTTATGCTCGCTTTGTCCTGGAGGATCTGGGGGGGAGGATCGAAGTGCTGGTTTTCCCTTCGGCCTACCGGAAGAATGGTGATCGTCTGGAGGCGGACCGGGCGGTAATTGTTGAAGGCTACTTCGACCGGCGTGAGGAACAGCCCAAAATAGCCTTGCGGAAAACGGGCCCCATACCGGAGTCGTTGCGGGAAATGCATCTTCGCCTGGCCGGGAATGGCGATGGCGAAATGGATAGAAATAAGCTGGTAAAACTTTTGCAAAAATACCCGGGGGATATTGAAGTCTTTTTGCACCTGCCGGGACGCCGCCTGCTGGTCTTAAATGAAAAATTCAATGTTTCTCCCAGCCAGGATTTGAAGCAGGAATTGGCGGCCGTTTACGGTCCGCAGAATGTCTGGTTCAATTAG
- a CDS encoding carboxymuconolactone decarboxylase family protein — MTTALPWFVEQYKEKDPEYFALLEESLTGAVNTRQLDARTRYLILLALDVLKGAAEGVKVLSRQAREAGATEDEIREAIRLAYFVNSMDLIKTAVNAF; from the coding sequence ATGACCACTGCTCTACCGTGGTTTGTTGAACAGTATAAAGAGAAAGACCCGGAGTATTTTGCTTTGCTGGAAGAGAGCCTTACCGGGGCAGTAAATACCCGGCAACTGGATGCCAGGACCCGGTATCTGATACTTCTGGCTCTGGATGTATTAAAAGGAGCTGCCGAAGGGGTGAAGGTATTATCCAGGCAGGCACGGGAAGCCGGCGCTACGGAAGATGAAATCAGGGAAGCCATTCGACTGGCTTACTTTGTAAATAGTATGGACCTTATTAAAACAGCAGTTAATGCTTTTTAA
- a CDS encoding sigma 54-interacting transcriptional regulator codes for MKVYEVMNPRLLPLRPRQTIGEVSRLFIDFSLDASPVLNEDQELVGLITKNRLLQVLSQESPEIEVQDIMLTNPITIAFDDDVPDIRKQKFTCRPVMRNGQLVGMLYFSDILVALALEIEKGKEEIEAAIDAVYNPVIEIDNDFRIKIFNRQASRLLGIDIEEARGANVHDLLGGTEVLDSLIHGNHKPLPVNKLVIGDRSFLPYRNDVVQDGNVIGSVLVLREISEFEELVRQSQYTQKLNRELDAIFESSFDGLYVTDGQAITLRLNKGFERITGVTAAECVGRHMADLVKEGKFSRSGTLLALEKKERVTISLVAATGNEVLVTSNPIFDEEGNIILVVTNVRDITELNELQRKLEQVEGLTQLYRSQLEQIKLQTSRQLVFNSTKMKELLDLVLRVTGVDSTILIQGESGVGKELIAEIIHSSSNRKDGPLIKVNCGAIPENLLESELFGYEAGAFTGASKSGKIGLFELAQGGILFLDEIGELPLNLQVKLLRFLQDKEILRVGGEQPIIVDVRILAGTNRNLVEMIANHQFRLDLYYRLNVIPIFVPPLRERPEDVPVLANYFLNVFNNKYQMNKRLHKSVIDVLMEYHWPGNVRELENLMERMVVTSINNIISMQDLPASFKVPRLKLDSEQDLLPLRQAVENTERELLEAAFARFRSSYQVATALQVNQSTVIRKAAKYGIKRQDGRS; via the coding sequence ATGAAAGTATATGAAGTAATGAACCCCAGGCTATTGCCCCTGCGACCCAGGCAGACTATCGGTGAGGTTTCACGCTTATTTATTGATTTTTCACTCGATGCATCTCCAGTTCTGAATGAAGACCAGGAATTAGTTGGACTGATTACGAAGAATCGTTTGCTGCAAGTACTGTCACAAGAATCCCCCGAAATAGAAGTACAAGATATAATGCTCACCAACCCAATCACCATAGCATTTGACGATGATGTTCCCGATATTAGAAAACAGAAATTTACCTGCCGGCCGGTTATGCGCAATGGCCAACTGGTGGGAATGCTGTATTTTTCTGATATACTGGTAGCTCTGGCTCTGGAAATAGAGAAGGGGAAAGAGGAAATAGAAGCGGCCATCGATGCCGTGTACAACCCGGTTATAGAAATTGACAATGATTTCCGCATCAAGATTTTCAACCGCCAGGCCAGCCGCTTGCTGGGCATTGATATAGAGGAGGCACGCGGGGCCAATGTTCATGATCTGCTCGGCGGTACAGAGGTACTGGATTCCCTTATACATGGAAACCACAAGCCTTTACCGGTTAACAAGCTGGTCATCGGGGATAGAAGTTTTCTTCCCTACCGCAATGATGTAGTGCAGGATGGAAATGTTATCGGTTCGGTACTGGTATTACGGGAAATATCAGAATTTGAAGAACTGGTAAGGCAATCACAGTATACCCAGAAGCTCAACCGGGAGCTGGATGCCATATTTGAGTCCTCTTTTGATGGCCTGTATGTTACGGATGGCCAGGCGATTACTTTACGTTTGAATAAGGGCTTCGAAAGAATTACCGGGGTTACCGCTGCCGAATGTGTGGGACGGCACATGGCCGATCTGGTTAAAGAGGGTAAATTCTCCCGTTCGGGAACTCTGCTGGCTTTGGAAAAAAAGGAGCGAGTTACTATTTCTTTGGTTGCAGCGACCGGGAATGAGGTGCTGGTAACCAGTAACCCGATATTTGATGAAGAGGGTAATATTATTCTGGTGGTAACCAATGTTCGTGACATAACGGAATTAAATGAACTGCAAAGGAAGCTGGAGCAGGTGGAAGGATTGACCCAGCTTTATCGCAGCCAACTGGAGCAGATCAAATTGCAGACCTCCCGCCAACTGGTTTTTAATTCCACTAAAATGAAGGAATTATTGGATCTGGTCCTACGGGTTACCGGAGTTGATTCCACCATTTTGATTCAGGGTGAATCCGGGGTAGGTAAGGAGTTAATTGCAGAAATTATTCATTCCAGCAGTAATCGCAAGGATGGCCCTCTAATCAAGGTAAACTGTGGTGCAATTCCAGAGAATCTCCTGGAATCAGAACTTTTTGGTTACGAGGCGGGGGCTTTTACTGGAGCCAGCAAGAGCGGGAAGATAGGTCTCTTTGAACTGGCCCAGGGAGGAATTCTATTCCTGGATGAGATTGGTGAATTGCCGCTTAACCTGCAGGTTAAACTCCTACGCTTTTTACAGGATAAAGAGATACTTCGGGTAGGTGGAGAACAGCCCATAATTGTGGATGTGAGAATTTTGGCCGGTACCAATCGTAATTTGGTGGAGATGATTGCCAATCACCAGTTCAGGTTGGATCTATATTACCGATTGAATGTGATTCCCATTTTTGTACCCCCGTTACGCGAAAGGCCGGAAGATGTTCCGGTTCTGGCCAACTATTTTTTGAATGTTTTTAATAACAAGTACCAGATGAATAAGCGCTTGCATAAATCGGTTATCGATGTATTAATGGAATACCATTGGCCAGGAAACGTAAGGGAATTGGAAAACCTCATGGAAAGAATGGTTGTCACCAGTATTAATAACATAATAAGCATGCAGGATCTGCCGGCTAGTTTTAAGGTTCCACGATTAAAACTGGACAGTGAGCAGGATCTCTTACCATTACGGCAGGCGGTTGAGAATACGGAGCGTGAGCTTTTAGAGGCGGCTTTTGCCCGTTTTCGCTCCAGCTACCAGGTGGCCACTGCCCTGCAGGTCAACCAGTCCACCGTAATCCGCAAGGCGGCAAAATATGGAATAAAGCGCCAGGACGGGCGCAGTTAG
- a CDS encoding YbaK/EbsC family protein: MDEIERVRLYLSEKNPELKIIVLEEDTSTAPLAAQALGTEVGQIAKSILFKSNGDKYCMIVAAGDVRMDNKALKQLLGSRPRMANAEEVLAVTGFNVGGVCPFALPNPIPIFLDESLKRYDVVYAAAGTANTALPISYEELMRLTGGSPCRVARDN, from the coding sequence ATGGACGAGATTGAAAGAGTAAGACTTTATCTAAGCGAGAAAAATCCAGAATTGAAAATCATTGTACTGGAGGAAGATACCAGTACGGCCCCTCTGGCGGCACAGGCTCTGGGTACGGAAGTGGGGCAGATTGCCAAATCGATTTTATTCAAAAGCAATGGAGATAAATACTGCATGATAGTAGCGGCGGGAGATGTAAGGATGGATAACAAAGCTCTCAAGCAACTGCTGGGGAGCAGGCCTAGAATGGCGAATGCTGAAGAGGTCCTGGCGGTTACCGGCTTCAATGTCGGGGGGGTATGTCCTTTTGCATTGCCGAACCCGATTCCCATTTTCCTCGATGAAAGCCTCAAGCGTTATGATGTAGTTTATGCAGCGGCAGGGACAGCCAATACGGCTCTTCCCATATCCTATGAGGAATTGATGCGACTTACCGGAGGTTCACCCTGCCGGGTTGCGCGTGATAATTAG
- a CDS encoding HAD family hydrolase, translating to MFKAVLFDLDGTLLNIDMDFFLQKYFARMQKMAWEAGYSDTEGLVEQVFKSTGAMISDRNPEYSNEEIFMRDFFSNGKYPEKDFREFFERFYEREFPLLEPYCKAFAGVPEMMEKLFDQDLKVVVATNAVFPLTALQQRLNWAGVGHFDYDLITSYEIMHFCKPHQEYYQEVAEVIGVKPEECLMVGNDVGEDLPAGKIGMKTFLVEDMLIDQGVGLSPDWRGKLNDLFSFMEKI from the coding sequence GTGTTTAAGGCAGTTTTATTTGATTTGGATGGAACTTTGTTAAATATTGATATGGATTTCTTCCTGCAGAAGTATTTTGCCCGGATGCAAAAAATGGCCTGGGAAGCAGGTTATAGCGATACCGAAGGATTGGTGGAACAGGTCTTTAAATCCACCGGGGCAATGATTTCCGATCGTAACCCCGAGTATAGCAATGAAGAAATCTTCATGCGGGATTTCTTTTCGAACGGGAAATACCCGGAGAAGGATTTTCGGGAGTTTTTCGAGCGCTTTTATGAACGGGAGTTTCCTCTTTTGGAGCCTTATTGTAAGGCCTTTGCCGGGGTTCCGGAAATGATGGAAAAATTATTTGACCAGGATTTGAAGGTAGTAGTTGCCACCAATGCCGTGTTTCCCTTGACTGCTCTGCAGCAACGCCTCAATTGGGCCGGGGTAGGCCATTTTGATTATGATTTGATTACCTCCTACGAGATCATGCATTTTTGCAAGCCCCACCAGGAGTATTACCAGGAAGTTGCTGAGGTGATCGGGGTAAAGCCTGAAGAATGCCTGATGGTCGGCAATGATGTGGGAGAAGATCTGCCCGCCGGCAAGATTGGTATGAAAACATTCCTGGTGGAAGATATGCTGATTGACCAGGGGGTGGGATTAAGCCCTGATTGGCGGGGAAAGCTCAATGATTTATTCTCTTTCATGGAGAAAATCTGA
- a CDS encoding small, acid-soluble spore protein, alpha/beta type, whose protein sequence is MSEKDLLKIEIAKELGIWEQVEKEGWDSLSNATCGRVGGLMSKRLRDSGAV, encoded by the coding sequence TTGAGTGAGAAGGATCTGTTAAAAATAGAGATTGCCAAAGAACTGGGTATATGGGAACAGGTGGAGAAAGAAGGCTGGGATTCCCTGAGCAATGCCACCTGCGGTCGGGTTGGGGGGCTTATGAGCAAAAGACTGCGGGATAGTGGAGCAGTATAA
- a CDS encoding acyl-CoA dehydrogenase produces MPHNNYLYQTRDIKFQIKEWLDINKILSLDAYKDYYGADDFDAICDVNFKICRDVICPANKESDEIGMKHVGGNEKAVISPDVFKTVYNTVIEAGMGPQFGDRQVEGRMPLYWYAPILEMQTGASPAMVMLWCLTQGATTVLQYNLSKELQERFLPKMYSGEWGGSMCLTEPGAGSEVGAVSTKCFPTDTPGLWKVKGQKCFITTGDWDGVDNIIHLVLAKDPDAKPGTAGISCLVVPKFWVNEDGSMGAWNDVTTTGIEHKLGIHGSATCSLAFGENDNCYGWMIGDGPVDGRGQGMAQMFQMMNEERINTGIFSLGAFGAAYYAALEYSKARVQSKKSTDPKGPSVRIIEHEDVRRMLLLQKSVMEACRALLYSSYYYIDMSKEAATEEEREYAEDMFMIQNPLCKAYVSDMAWVMCAEAIQVHGGYGFMEEYAPASLARDCKIYTLWEGTNFIQSQDFTGRKFTMKKGEPFKKWLAEIGDFIANKKTPEFAAEFAMMEKAFAAFNSIIDMNAAWTTTNKQLKQLFATRIMHAAARVICGKLMLDQGLLAAGKLAELGDSHFDANFYKGKLASVKFYVMNVVPEIFGTEEAMKAADTSAIDCPEEAIM; encoded by the coding sequence TTGCCACATAACAATTACCTATATCAAACCCGTGACATCAAATTCCAGATAAAAGAATGGTTGGACATTAACAAAATATTGTCTTTGGATGCTTACAAAGACTACTATGGAGCCGATGACTTTGATGCCATCTGTGATGTTAACTTCAAAATCTGCCGTGATGTTATCTGCCCGGCCAACAAAGAATCCGATGAAATCGGGATGAAACATGTCGGCGGCAACGAAAAAGCGGTCATTAGCCCGGATGTATTCAAGACGGTCTATAATACGGTTATCGAAGCCGGTATGGGTCCCCAGTTCGGCGACCGCCAGGTAGAGGGCCGCATGCCCCTTTATTGGTACGCTCCGATTCTGGAAATGCAGACCGGTGCATCCCCGGCGATGGTAATGCTTTGGTGTCTGACCCAGGGTGCTACCACCGTACTGCAATACAATCTCTCCAAAGAGCTGCAGGAACGCTTCCTGCCCAAGATGTACTCGGGTGAATGGGGCGGCTCCATGTGCCTGACCGAACCGGGCGCAGGCTCCGAAGTCGGCGCAGTATCTACCAAGTGCTTCCCCACCGATACCCCGGGCCTGTGGAAGGTAAAAGGCCAGAAGTGCTTCATCACCACCGGCGATTGGGACGGAGTGGATAATATTATCCATCTCGTGCTGGCCAAGGACCCCGATGCCAAGCCGGGCACTGCCGGCATCTCCTGCCTGGTTGTTCCCAAGTTCTGGGTCAATGAGGATGGTTCCATGGGTGCATGGAATGATGTAACCACTACCGGCATTGAGCACAAGCTGGGCATCCATGGTTCCGCTACCTGCTCCCTGGCCTTTGGCGAAAATGACAACTGCTATGGCTGGATGATCGGTGATGGTCCGGTAGACGGACGCGGCCAAGGGATGGCGCAGATGTTCCAGATGATGAATGAAGAACGTATTAACACCGGTATATTCTCCCTGGGTGCTTTTGGTGCAGCTTACTATGCAGCCCTGGAATATTCCAAGGCGCGCGTACAGAGCAAAAAGTCCACCGATCCGAAGGGCCCCAGTGTCCGGATCATTGAGCACGAAGACGTCCGCCGCATGCTGTTGCTGCAAAAGTCCGTAATGGAAGCTTGCCGGGCCTTGCTCTACTCTTCCTACTACTATATCGATATGTCCAAAGAAGCTGCCACTGAAGAAGAAAGGGAATACGCAGAGGATATGTTCATGATTCAAAATCCGCTATGCAAAGCCTATGTATCCGACATGGCATGGGTAATGTGTGCGGAAGCGATACAGGTGCATGGTGGCTACGGTTTCATGGAAGAGTATGCTCCGGCTTCCCTCGCCCGTGACTGCAAAATCTATACCCTATGGGAAGGCACCAACTTCATCCAGTCACAAGACTTCACCGGCCGTAAATTTACCATGAAGAAAGGCGAACCCTTTAAGAAATGGCTGGCAGAAATCGGTGACTTCATCGCTAATAAGAAGACTCCGGAATTCGCGGCTGAATTTGCCATGATGGAAAAAGCTTTTGCCGCTTTTAATTCCATTATCGATATGAATGCTGCCTGGACCACCACTAACAAGCAACTGAAACAGCTGTTTGCCACCCGGATCATGCATGCAGCTGCGAGGGTCATCTGCGGCAAGCTGATGCTCGACCAGGGCCTTCTGGCGGCCGGGAAGCTGGCGGAACTAGGCGACAGCCACTTCGATGCGAATTTCTACAAAGGCAAACTCGCCAGCGTCAAGTTTTATGTCATGAATGTTGTTCCTGAAATCTTTGGCACGGAGGAAGCTATGAAGGCTGCCGACACCAGCGCCATTGACTGCCCCGAAGAGGCAATCATGTAA
- a CDS encoding rhomboid family intramembrane serine protease produces MIPLRDSTPSNTFPLITVTIIALNLAIFFYESSLGIEGMVELFSVFGLTPLNYSQGYVPLLAYLPFLTSMFLHGSWMHVIGNMWILWLFGDNLEDRMGRGNFILFYLSCGILAALTHYFVSPLSSEPVVGASGAVAGVMGAYFLLFKKARVLTFIPPFFLFNLPAWIYLGFWALTQIWCGTVSIFMADACGAIAFWAHIGGFLAGMVLYKLFLKREQPLYNV; encoded by the coding sequence ATGATTCCACTCAGGGACAGTACTCCAAGTAACACTTTTCCATTAATAACGGTAACTATTATTGCTTTGAACCTGGCCATCTTTTTTTACGAGAGTTCCCTGGGTATTGAAGGCATGGTAGAGTTATTTTCCGTATTCGGACTGACTCCGCTTAACTATAGTCAAGGCTATGTTCCTCTTCTAGCTTATCTGCCGTTTTTGACTTCGATGTTTCTACATGGCAGTTGGATGCATGTAATCGGTAATATGTGGATACTGTGGCTTTTTGGCGACAATCTGGAAGATAGAATGGGTAGGGGGAATTTTATTTTATTTTACTTGAGCTGCGGGATACTGGCCGCCTTAACCCACTACTTCGTTAGTCCGCTTTCCAGCGAACCGGTGGTTGGAGCCTCCGGAGCTGTTGCCGGAGTGATGGGAGCGTACTTTTTGTTATTTAAGAAGGCCAGAGTTCTTACCTTTATACCGCCTTTCTTTCTCTTTAACCTACCCGCCTGGATTTATCTGGGCTTCTGGGCTTTAACTCAAATCTGGTGTGGAACCGTCAGTATTTTCATGGCCGATGCCTGCGGAGCCATAGCCTTCTGGGCGCATATCGGTGGCTTTTTGGCTGGAATGGTGCTTTACAAGTTATTCTTGAAAAGGGAACAACCTCTATATAATGTTTGA
- a CDS encoding acetyl-CoA C-acetyltransferase: MAREVVLVGACRTPVGTFGGTIKDVGAADLGALVMGEAITRAGIKAEQIDEVIFGCVLQAGLGQNVARQCMIKAGIPKEITAFTINKVCGSGLRAVSLAAQVIKAGDADIILAGGTENMDKAPFLLPNARWGYRMSMPKGDLIDEMVFGGLTDIFNGYHMGITAENVNEMYGITREEQDAFGFRSQDLAAKAIESGRFKDEIVPVVIKGKKGDTVFDTDEHPRKSTPEAMAKLAPAFKKGGSVTAGNASGINDGAAAVIVMSKEKADELGIKPMAKVVSYASGGVDPSVMGLGPIPASRKALEKAGLTIDDIDLIEANEAFAAQAIAVGRDLGWSDKMEKVNVNGGAIAIGHPIGASGARILITLLYEMQKRGAKRGLATLCIGGGMGTALIVEAI; encoded by the coding sequence ATGGCGAGAGAAGTAGTACTGGTTGGAGCCTGCCGTACCCCTGTGGGTACATTCGGAGGCACCATAAAAGATGTAGGAGCTGCCGACCTGGGTGCCCTGGTTATGGGAGAGGCTATAACAAGAGCCGGGATCAAGGCTGAGCAGATTGATGAAGTAATATTCGGCTGTGTTCTTCAGGCCGGACTGGGACAGAATGTAGCCCGTCAGTGCATGATTAAAGCCGGAATCCCCAAAGAAATAACCGCTTTTACCATCAATAAGGTTTGCGGCTCCGGCTTGAGAGCCGTCAGCCTAGCGGCTCAGGTAATTAAAGCCGGAGACGCTGATATCATTTTAGCCGGCGGAACCGAGAACATGGACAAAGCTCCCTTTTTACTGCCCAATGCCCGCTGGGGATACCGGATGAGTATGCCCAAAGGGGACCTTATCGATGAGATGGTATTCGGTGGCCTGACTGATATCTTCAACGGCTATCACATGGGAATAACCGCCGAAAATGTTAATGAAATGTATGGCATTACCCGGGAAGAGCAAGATGCCTTCGGTTTCCGCAGTCAGGATCTGGCGGCAAAAGCTATTGAATCCGGTCGCTTTAAAGACGAAATAGTGCCCGTGGTTATTAAGGGCAAGAAGGGCGATACCGTATTTGATACCGATGAGCATCCCCGCAAAAGTACGCCTGAAGCTATGGCCAAACTGGCTCCGGCCTTCAAGAAGGGCGGCAGTGTAACTGCCGGCAATGCTTCCGGCATTAACGATGGCGCCGCTGCCGTTATCGTAATGTCCAAGGAGAAAGCTGATGAGCTAGGCATCAAGCCTATGGCCAAAGTTGTTAGCTATGCCTCCGGTGGAGTGGATCCCTCGGTAATGGGACTGGGACCGATACCGGCCAGCCGCAAAGCCCTGGAAAAAGCTGGTTTAACTATTGATGACATTGACCTGATTGAAGCCAACGAAGCTTTTGCTGCCCAGGCTATTGCCGTAGGTCGTGATTTGGGCTGGTCGGACAAGATGGAAAAAGTCAATGTCAACGGCGGAGCTATAGCTATAGGCCATCCCATCGGAGCCTCGGGAGCCAGAATTCTCATAACCCTTTTATACGAAATGCAGAAGCGCGGTGCCAAGAGAGGCCTGGCTACCCTCTGTATCGGCGGCGGCATGGGTACAGCCCTGATCGTTGAAGCTATTTAA